In Castor canadensis chromosome 11, mCasCan1.hap1v2, whole genome shotgun sequence, a single genomic region encodes these proteins:
- the Sarm1 gene encoding NAD(+) hydrolase SARM1 isoform X2: MVLTLLLSAYKLCRFFAMSGPRPGAERLTVPGTDRDCGASPWWAAGGRGSREVSPGMGTEVQGALERALPELQQALSSLKQAGASRAVGAGLAEVFQLVEEAWLLPAVGREVAQGLCDAIRLDGGLDLLLRLLQAPELETRVQAARLLEQILVAENRDRVARIGLGVILNLAKEREPVELARSVAGILEHMFKHSEETCQRLVAAGGLDAVLYWCRRTDPALLRHCALALANCALHGGQAAQRRMVEKRAAEWLFPLAFSKEDELLRLHACLAVAVLATNKEVEREVERSGTLALVEPLVASLDPGRFARCLVDASDTSQGRGPDDLQSLVLLLDSSRLEAQCIGAFYLCAEAAIKSLQGKTKVFSDIGAIQSLKRLVSYSTNGTTSALAKRALRLLGEEVPRRIQPSVASWKEAEVQTWLQQIGFSQYCERFREQQVDGDLLLRLTEEELQSDLGMKSGITRKKFFRELTELKTFANYATCDRSNLADWLGSLDPRFRQYTYGLVSCGLDRSLLHRVSEQQLLEDCGIRLGVHRARILSAAREMLHSPLPCTGGKPSGDTPDVFISYRRNSGSQLASLLKVHLQLHGFSVFIDVEKLEAGKFEDKLIQSVMGARNFVLVLSAGALDKCMQDHDCKDWVHKMKKQAQRSRIIFAWPQC, translated from the exons ATGGTCCTGACCCTGCTCCTCTCCGCCTACAAGCTGTGCCGCTTCTTCGCCATGTCGGGCCCAAGGCCGGGCGCCGAGCGGCTGACGGTGCCGGGGACAGATCGGGACTGCGGCGCGAGCCCGTGGTGGGCTGCGGGCGGCCGCGGTTCCCGCGAGGTGTCCCCTGGGATGGGCACCGAGGTCCAGGGCGCCCTGGAGCGTGCGCTGCCGGAGCTGCAGCAGGCGCTGTCCTCACTGAAGCAGGCGGGCGCCTCGCGGGCTGTGGGCGCGGGCCTAGCCGAGGTCTTCCAGCTAGTGGAGGAGGCCTGGCTACTGCCAGCCGTGGGCCGCGAGGTGGCTCAGGGTCTGTGCGATGCCATCCGCCTGGACGGCGGCTTGGACCTGCTGTTGCGGCTGTTGCAGGCCCCGGAGCTGGAGACGCGCGTGCAGGCCGCACGCCTGCTGGAGCAGATCCTGGTGGCTGAGAACAG GGACCGCGTGGCGCGCATCGGACTGGGCGTGATCCTGAACCTGGCGAAGGAGCGCGAACCCGTGGAGCTGGCACGGAGCGTAGCAGGCATCTTGGAACACATGTTCAAGCACTCGGAGGAGACGTGCCAGCGGCTGGTGGCGGCCGGCGGCCTGGACGCGGTGCTATACTGGTGCCGCCGCACGGACCCGGCTCTCCTGCGCCACTGCGCGCTGGCGCTGGCTAACTGCGCGCTGCACGGGGGCCAGGCTGCGCAGCGGCGCATGGTGGAAAAGCGCGCCGCTGAGTGGCTCTTCCCGCTCGCCTTCTCCAAGGAGGACGAGCTGCTGCGGCTGCATGCTTGCCTTGCTGTGGCGGTGTTGGCCACCAACAAAGAGGTGGAGCGCGAGGTAGAGCGCTCGGGCACGCTGGCGCTTGTGGAGCCGCTCGTGGCCTCGCTGGACCCTGGCCGCTTTGCACGCTGCCTGGTGGACGCCAGCGACACAAGCCAGGGCCGAGGGCCAGACGACCTGCAGAGCCTGGTGCTGCTGCTCGACTCGTCGCGCTTGGAGGCTCAGTGCATCGGGGCTTTCTACCTGTGTGCGGAGGCAGCCATCAAGAGCCTGCAGGGCAAGACGAAG GTGTTCAGCGACATCGGCGCCATCCAGAGCCTGAAACGCCTAGTTTCCTACTCCACGAATGGCACCACATCGGCGCTGGCCAAGCGCGCGCTGCGCCTGCTGGGGGAGGAGGTACCTCGACGGATCCAACCCTCTGTGGCCAGCTGGAAGGAGGCCGAGGTCCAGACATGGCTGCAGCAGATCGGCTTCTCCCAGTACTGCGAGCGCTTCCGG GAGCAGCAGGTAGATGGCGACCTGCTTCTGCGGCTCACGGAGGAGGAACTCCAGAGCGACCTGGGCATGAAATCGGGAATCACCCGCAAGAA GTTCTTCAGGGAGCTCACCGAGCTTAAGACCTTCGCCAACTATGCTACGTGCGACCGCAGCAACCTGGCCGACTGGCTGGGCAGCCTGGACCCGCGCTTTCGCCAGTACACCTATGGCCTGGTCAGCTGTGGCCTGGACCGATCCCTGCTGCACCGAGTGTCTGAGCAGCAGCTGCTGGAGGACTGTGGCATCCGCCTTGGAGTGCACCGTGCGCGCATCCTTTCCGCTGCCAGAG AAATGCTGCACTCCCCATTGCCCTGTACTGGTGGCAAGCCCAGCGGGGACACCCCGGATGTCTTCATCAGCTACCGAAGGAACTCAGGCTCCCAGTTAGCCAG CCTCCTGAAGGTTCACCTCCAGCTGCATGGCTTCAGTGTCTTCATCGATGTGGAGAAGTTGGAAGCAGGCAAGTTCGAAGACAAGCTCATCCAGAGTGTCATGGGGGCCCGAAACTTTGTGCTGGTGCTGTCAGCTGGAGCACTGGACAAATGCATGCAGGACCATGACTGCAAGGACTGGGTGCACAAG atgaagaaacaggctcagagaagcAGAATAATTTTTGCATGGCCACAGTGCTAG
- the Sarm1 gene encoding NAD(+) hydrolase SARM1 isoform X1 has product MVLTLLLSAYKLCRFFAMSGPRPGAERLTVPGTDRDCGASPWWAAGGRGSREVSPGMGTEVQGALERALPELQQALSSLKQAGASRAVGAGLAEVFQLVEEAWLLPAVGREVAQGLCDAIRLDGGLDLLLRLLQAPELETRVQAARLLEQILVAENRDRVARIGLGVILNLAKEREPVELARSVAGILEHMFKHSEETCQRLVAAGGLDAVLYWCRRTDPALLRHCALALANCALHGGQAAQRRMVEKRAAEWLFPLAFSKEDELLRLHACLAVAVLATNKEVEREVERSGTLALVEPLVASLDPGRFARCLVDASDTSQGRGPDDLQSLVLLLDSSRLEAQCIGAFYLCAEAAIKSLQGKTKVFSDIGAIQSLKRLVSYSTNGTTSALAKRALRLLGEEVPRRIQPSVASWKEAEVQTWLQQIGFSQYCERFREQQVDGDLLLRLTEEELQSDLGMKSGITRKKFFRELTELKTFANYATCDRSNLADWLGSLDPRFRQYTYGLVSCGLDRSLLHRVSEQQLLEDCGIRLGVHRARILSAAREMLHSPLPCTGGKPSGDTPDVFISYRRNSGSQLASLLKVHLQLHGFSVFIDVEKLEAGKFEDKLIQSVMGARNFVLVLSAGALDKCMQDHDCKDWVHKEIVTALSCGKNIVPVIDGFEWPEPQALPEDMQAVLTFNGIKWSHEYQEATIEKIIRFLQGRSSQESSAGSDTSLEGAAPIGPP; this is encoded by the exons ATGGTCCTGACCCTGCTCCTCTCCGCCTACAAGCTGTGCCGCTTCTTCGCCATGTCGGGCCCAAGGCCGGGCGCCGAGCGGCTGACGGTGCCGGGGACAGATCGGGACTGCGGCGCGAGCCCGTGGTGGGCTGCGGGCGGCCGCGGTTCCCGCGAGGTGTCCCCTGGGATGGGCACCGAGGTCCAGGGCGCCCTGGAGCGTGCGCTGCCGGAGCTGCAGCAGGCGCTGTCCTCACTGAAGCAGGCGGGCGCCTCGCGGGCTGTGGGCGCGGGCCTAGCCGAGGTCTTCCAGCTAGTGGAGGAGGCCTGGCTACTGCCAGCCGTGGGCCGCGAGGTGGCTCAGGGTCTGTGCGATGCCATCCGCCTGGACGGCGGCTTGGACCTGCTGTTGCGGCTGTTGCAGGCCCCGGAGCTGGAGACGCGCGTGCAGGCCGCACGCCTGCTGGAGCAGATCCTGGTGGCTGAGAACAG GGACCGCGTGGCGCGCATCGGACTGGGCGTGATCCTGAACCTGGCGAAGGAGCGCGAACCCGTGGAGCTGGCACGGAGCGTAGCAGGCATCTTGGAACACATGTTCAAGCACTCGGAGGAGACGTGCCAGCGGCTGGTGGCGGCCGGCGGCCTGGACGCGGTGCTATACTGGTGCCGCCGCACGGACCCGGCTCTCCTGCGCCACTGCGCGCTGGCGCTGGCTAACTGCGCGCTGCACGGGGGCCAGGCTGCGCAGCGGCGCATGGTGGAAAAGCGCGCCGCTGAGTGGCTCTTCCCGCTCGCCTTCTCCAAGGAGGACGAGCTGCTGCGGCTGCATGCTTGCCTTGCTGTGGCGGTGTTGGCCACCAACAAAGAGGTGGAGCGCGAGGTAGAGCGCTCGGGCACGCTGGCGCTTGTGGAGCCGCTCGTGGCCTCGCTGGACCCTGGCCGCTTTGCACGCTGCCTGGTGGACGCCAGCGACACAAGCCAGGGCCGAGGGCCAGACGACCTGCAGAGCCTGGTGCTGCTGCTCGACTCGTCGCGCTTGGAGGCTCAGTGCATCGGGGCTTTCTACCTGTGTGCGGAGGCAGCCATCAAGAGCCTGCAGGGCAAGACGAAG GTGTTCAGCGACATCGGCGCCATCCAGAGCCTGAAACGCCTAGTTTCCTACTCCACGAATGGCACCACATCGGCGCTGGCCAAGCGCGCGCTGCGCCTGCTGGGGGAGGAGGTACCTCGACGGATCCAACCCTCTGTGGCCAGCTGGAAGGAGGCCGAGGTCCAGACATGGCTGCAGCAGATCGGCTTCTCCCAGTACTGCGAGCGCTTCCGG GAGCAGCAGGTAGATGGCGACCTGCTTCTGCGGCTCACGGAGGAGGAACTCCAGAGCGACCTGGGCATGAAATCGGGAATCACCCGCAAGAA GTTCTTCAGGGAGCTCACCGAGCTTAAGACCTTCGCCAACTATGCTACGTGCGACCGCAGCAACCTGGCCGACTGGCTGGGCAGCCTGGACCCGCGCTTTCGCCAGTACACCTATGGCCTGGTCAGCTGTGGCCTGGACCGATCCCTGCTGCACCGAGTGTCTGAGCAGCAGCTGCTGGAGGACTGTGGCATCCGCCTTGGAGTGCACCGTGCGCGCATCCTTTCCGCTGCCAGAG AAATGCTGCACTCCCCATTGCCCTGTACTGGTGGCAAGCCCAGCGGGGACACCCCGGATGTCTTCATCAGCTACCGAAGGAACTCAGGCTCCCAGTTAGCCAG CCTCCTGAAGGTTCACCTCCAGCTGCATGGCTTCAGTGTCTTCATCGATGTGGAGAAGTTGGAAGCAGGCAAGTTCGAAGACAAGCTCATCCAGAGTGTCATGGGGGCCCGAAACTTTGTGCTGGTGCTGTCAGCTGGAGCACTGGACAAATGCATGCAGGACCATGACTGCAAGGACTGGGTGCACAAG GAGATTGTAACTGCATTAAGCTGTGGCAAGAACATTGTGCCTGTCATCGATGGCTTCGAGTGGCCTGAGCCCCAGGCTCTGCCTGAGGACATGCAGGCTGTGCTTACCTTTAATGGCATCAA GTGGTCCCATGAGTACCAGGAGGCCACCATTGAGAAGATCATCCGCTTTCTGCAGGGCCGCTCCTCTCAGGAATCATCTGCAGGCTCCGATACCAGTTTGGAGGGTGCCGCACCAATTGGTCCACCTTAG